From the genome of Leguminivora glycinivorella isolate SPB_JAAS2020 chromosome 26, LegGlyc_1.1, whole genome shotgun sequence, one region includes:
- the LOC125239828 gene encoding uncharacterized protein LOC125239828, which yields MFNVTLCLIVVSHSSTAEITPLTLVFFKPSKSTALAVAKDSSEPWSTRARSTCDCPDSAVTCTNAVVSKVPRPGCRPRDALDDVCATTTNVHFTSLVAVT from the exons ATGTTCAACGTTACCCTATGCTTGATTGTCGTCTCACACTCTTCAACGGCAGAGATCACTCCGCTGACCTTGGTTTTCTTCAAACCCAGCAAATCGACCGCCCTTGCAGTCGCGAAGGACTCCTCCGAGCCCTGGTCGACGAGAGCCCGCAGCACGTGTGACTGCCCCGACTCCGCTGTGACGTGCACCAATGCTGTCGTCAGCAAGGTGCCTAGACCAGGTTGTAGACCTCGTGATGCGCTCGACGACGTGTGCGCAACAACGACG AATGTGCACTTCACTTCGCTCGTTGCAGTTACATGA